The Elaeis guineensis isolate ETL-2024a chromosome 13, EG11, whole genome shotgun sequence genome includes a region encoding these proteins:
- the LOC105060675 gene encoding LIM domain-containing protein WLIM1: MAFQGTQTKCTACSKTVYLVDKLTADNRIYHKACFKCHHCKGTLKLGNYNSFEGVLYCRPHFDQLFKMTGSLDKSFEGTPKIVKPEKPVITEKPAAHKVSSAFAGTREKCVGCRKTVYPTERVTVNGTAYHRSCFKCTHGGCVISPSNYIAHEGRLYCKHHHIQLIKEKGNYSQLETDQEKMGSEAPASAGELVS, translated from the exons ATGGCATTCCAAGGGACACAAACGAAATGCACGGCTTGCAGCAAGACGGTTTACCTGGTGGACAAGCTCACAGCTGACAACCGAATCTACCACAAGGCATGCTTTAAATGCCACCACTGCAAGGGGACTCTGAAG CTGGGAAATTATAATTCGTTTGAGGGAGTCTTGTATTGCAGGCCTCATTTTGATCAACTCTTCAAGATGACTGGCAGCCTGGACAAAAGCTTTGAAG GGACGCCGAAGATTGTCAAACCAGAAAAACCTGTTATTACTGAG AAGCCAGCAGCCCACAAAGTCTCAAGTGCATTTGCAGGGACCAGAGAGAAGTGTGTTGGATGCAGGAAGACAGTGTATCCCACAGAGAGG GTTACAGTTAATGGGACTGCATATCACAGGAGCTGCTTCAAATGCACTCATGGAGGATGTGTCATTAGCCCTTCAAATTACATTGCTCACGAGGGAAGGCTGTACTGCAAGCACCACCACATTCAACTGATCAAGGAGAAGGGGAACTACAGCCAACTTGAAACTGACCAAGAGAAGATGGGCAGCGAGGCACCAGCCAGTGCAGGAGAACTGGTGTCATAA
- the LOC105060674 gene encoding F-box protein At3g12350 — protein sequence MSSFSLALGGRSAASQDASTSLFLFLSPPFRIAGNLSLALAMESPPSFSDFPEDVQLHVLSFLSPAEVSAFACTSRQFAALCSGSASDSPVWHAMCHRRWGCKTLIRSWASGGARIPYARLYRALNRWEALIGFWRHIGHGTPGTPPLLFFEWGPSYITGSRVSPSAELGSHGVLKVPFIWLGLSAHGDPVSFLHPGCRFESPGEFLTSASGSSSSDSDLVPVSVSFVGYNHFVVEESRCFYEACGGDSGVSDELAEIESTLPLDRLMSEIYQYFANRTSPGGDKDSRRQRKKEREKLGRRRLWETEHFVKIANYQPTPSRPLQGLWKGICDDNLLKFYLVAYNDAGGITCRRVGDAGELFSAYSPVFRTSNTTFLEAPFSKEEQDLYGSRKHICSVASNWSNLDREVVSRILCINSSYELVIPGLYGSSGDPGNGEGRIWEYEDGTFGFGFLRNHFIIDLKHITSNGHLLDTVEHCCNRSIV from the exons aTGAGCTCGTTCTCTCTCGCTCTAGGCGGTCGCAGCGCTGCAAGCCAAGACGCGTCAACGTCACTATTTCTGTTTCTGTCGCCTCCATTTCGCATCGCCGGAAACCTGAGCCTAGCCCTAGCAATGGAGTCGCCGCCCTCGTTCTCCGACTTCCCGGAGGACGTGCAGCTGCACGTGCTTTCCTTTCTCTCACCTGCCGAGGTCTCCGCCTTCGCCTGCACCTCCCGCCAGTTCGCCGCCCTCTGCAGCGGCTCCGCCTCCGATAGCCCCGTCTGGCACGCCATGTGCCACCGCCGCTGGGGCTGCAAAACCCTCATCCGCTCCTGGGCCTCCGGTGGCGCCCGCATCCCCTACGCCCGCCTCTACCGCGCCCTCAACCGCTGGGAGGCCCTCATCGGCTTTTGGCGCCATATCGGCCACGGCACCCCCGGCACCCCTCCCCTCCTCTTCTTCGAATGGGGCCCCTCCTACATCACCGGATCCCGCGTTTCCCCCTCCGCCGAGCTGGGCTCCCACGGAGTCCTCAAGGTTCCCTTCATCTGGCTGGGCCTGTCCGCCCACGGCGATCCCGTCAGCTTCCTCCATCCGGGATGCCGATTCGAGTCGCCGGGCGAATTCTTGACCTCGGCTTCTGGATCGTCATCATCGGATTCCGATTTGGTGCCAGTGAGCGTTAGCTTTGTGGGCTACAACCATTTTGTAGTGGAGGAGAGCCGGTGCTTTTATGAGGCTTGCGGCGGTGATTCGGGGGTTTCGGATGAGTTGGCGGAGATAGAGAGTACGTTGCCGCTGGACCGGTTGATGTCGGAAATCTATCAGTACTTCGCTAATCGGACGAGCCCGGGCGGCGACAAGGATTCCAGAAGGCAGAGGAAGAAGGAAAGGGAGAAGCTTGGGAGGAGGAGACTATGGGAAACTGAGCATTTCGTCAAGATTGCCAACTATCAACCCACTCCATCACGGCCTTTGCAAGGTTTATGGAAG GGGATTTGTGACGACAATCTCCTGAAATTTTACCTAGTTGCATATAATGATGCCGGTGGAATAACTTGTAGACGAGTTGGCGATGCAGGGGAGCTATTCTCTGCTTATTCCCCTGTTTTCAGGACTTCTAACACTACATTTCTTGAGGCCCCATTTTCTAAAGAGGAACAGGATCTGTATGGTAGCCGCAAGCACATATGCTCGGTGGCTTCAAATTGGAGCAACTTGGACAGGGAAGTGGTCTCACGAATTCTCTGTATCAACTCTAGTTATGAACTGGTGATTCCAGGCCTATATGGTTCTTCTGGTGATCCAGGAAATGGGGAGGGTAGGATATGGGAGTATGAGGATGGGACTTTCGGGTTCGGATTTCTTCGGAACCACTTTATCATTGACCTGAAGCACATCACTTCAAATGGGCATCTTCTTGATACTGTAGAGCATTGCTGCAACCGTTCTATTGTATAA